In one Vallitalea longa genomic region, the following are encoded:
- a CDS encoding class I SAM-dependent methyltransferase yields the protein MKLEEMSSFFNNRVEDYDEHMMKYVDGADEYYIETAKLIPEKKGLKLLDLGCGTGLELAEIIKINPSINFTGIDIAKKMTDRLEQKYKNIIDPIRIVNKSYLEYDFGECIYDIVLSVQTLHHFTHDEKTQLYRKILRSLVDNGFYIETDYMAPNQEYEDFYFSENARIRAESDIKGGYYHYDTPCTYENQSKMLYEVGFKSVEKIWKKDNTIIMLAKK from the coding sequence ATGAAATTAGAAGAAATGAGTAGCTTCTTTAATAATAGAGTTGAAGATTATGATGAGCATATGATGAAGTATGTTGATGGAGCAGATGAATACTATATTGAAACTGCAAAATTAATCCCAGAAAAAAAAGGATTAAAATTATTGGATTTAGGGTGTGGTACAGGTCTAGAATTAGCTGAAATAATTAAAATAAATCCATCTATCAATTTTACTGGGATTGATATAGCTAAAAAAATGACAGATAGACTAGAACAAAAATATAAAAATATCATAGACCCTATTAGAATAGTAAATAAAAGTTATCTTGAATATGATTTTGGTGAATGTATATATGATATTGTTTTATCCGTACAGACACTCCATCACTTTACACATGATGAAAAAACTCAGTTGTATCGTAAGATATTAAGAAGTTTAGTAGACAATGGTTTTTATATAGAAACGGATTATATGGCTCCAAACCAAGAATATGAAGATTTTTACTTTAGTGAAAACGCTAGAATAAGAGCTGAATCAGATATAAAGGGAGGTTATTATCATTATGATACTCCATGTACATATGAAAATCAATCTAAAATGCTATATGAAGTGGGTTTTAAGTCAGTAGAAAAAATATGGAAAAAAGATAATACCATAATTATGTTAGCTAAGAAATAA
- a CDS encoding putative signal transducing protein, whose amino-acid sequence MGWCPKCKREYEDNVKVCKECNVKLVDHLEKEKFAEQKVERLINVASMYEANIIISLLKSYDIPALYKSKGSGEYLQVATGINYQGVDIYVPVESMEKAKEIIEQENKDNIDDNMLHETQQEKNEYNKRSNKIGLIILIIILLFVGIPIVIGLFQDII is encoded by the coding sequence ATGGGCTGGTGTCCAAAATGTAAGAGAGAATACGAAGATAATGTTAAGGTATGCAAAGAATGTAATGTCAAGTTAGTTGATCATCTAGAAAAAGAGAAATTTGCTGAGCAGAAAGTTGAACGTTTAATAAATGTAGCATCCATGTATGAAGCAAATATTATAATATCATTGTTAAAATCATATGATATACCAGCTTTATATAAAAGTAAAGGATCGGGAGAATATCTTCAGGTTGCTACTGGCATTAATTATCAAGGGGTAGATATATATGTGCCTGTTGAATCTATGGAAAAAGCAAAAGAGATTATTGAGCAGGAGAACAAAGATAATATAGATGATAATATGCTACATGAAACACAACAAGAAAAGAATGAATATAATAAAAGAAGTAATAAAATAGGGTTAATAATATTAATCATAATATTATTGTTTGTTGGTATACCTATAGTAATTGGTTTATTTCAAGATATTATATAG